One stretch of Cohnella algarum DNA includes these proteins:
- a CDS encoding L,D-transpeptidase has protein sequence MKKWLAFAALLALASLFALPAQAAQKQTDTAVLAEKYVKHEHFIVIDKSLNKLFYYQEGELIDTFAVATGKKPSYTPEGLFVIHEKIKNRPYYKEKIKGGDPKNPLGDRWLGLEVTVNGKTSYAYGIHGTNNEKSIGKYVSAGCIRMYNKDVRWLFEQVEDDTPVLIRK, from the coding sequence GTGAAAAAGTGGTTGGCGTTCGCGGCGCTGCTGGCGCTTGCGAGCTTGTTTGCGCTTCCGGCCCAGGCGGCTCAAAAACAGACGGACACCGCCGTGCTGGCCGAAAAGTACGTCAAACATGAGCATTTTATTGTCATCGACAAGTCATTGAACAAGCTTTTTTATTACCAGGAAGGAGAATTGATCGACACGTTCGCCGTGGCCACGGGCAAGAAGCCTTCCTATACCCCGGAAGGCCTGTTCGTCATCCACGAGAAAATCAAAAATCGGCCTTACTACAAAGAGAAAATCAAAGGAGGGGACCCGAAAAATCCGTTGGGCGACCGATGGCTCGGACTCGAAGTCACCGTGAACGGCAAAACCTCTTACGCCTACGGCATCCACGGCACGAACAACGAGAAATCGATCGGCAAATACGTCTCGGCCGGCTGCATCCGCATGTACAACAAGGACGTCCGGTGGCTTTTCGAGCAGGTGGAGGACGACACGCCCGTGCTGATCCGGAAATAG
- a CDS encoding C40 family peptidase: MTHTEKSKTHVIKKTVIAFTCLLTFTSAVAVVPGAIPTHKAEAASATKADKIVSLAQSLKGKVTYKFNVNNPSRYIFDCSSFTKYVFGKYGVSLKWSSKAQSKQGKYVSKSNLKKGDLVFFSVSTPGQVNHVGIYIGNGKFIHNTIGKSWNGVLVSKLSDYSKRYITARRVL; the protein is encoded by the coding sequence ATGACACATACAGAAAAAAGCAAGACGCACGTAATCAAGAAGACGGTAATCGCCTTTACCTGTTTGTTGACCTTCACTTCGGCTGTCGCCGTCGTTCCCGGCGCGATTCCGACGCACAAGGCGGAAGCGGCCTCGGCAACGAAAGCGGACAAGATCGTTTCCCTTGCCCAATCGTTGAAAGGCAAAGTCACTTATAAATTCAACGTCAACAACCCGTCGAGATATATTTTCGACTGTTCTTCGTTCACGAAATACGTTTTCGGCAAATACGGCGTATCCCTCAAATGGAGCTCCAAAGCGCAAAGCAAACAAGGAAAATACGTTTCCAAAAGCAATTTGAAAAAGGGCGACCTGGTGTTCTTTAGCGTGAGCACCCCGGGACAGGTCAACCATGTCGGCATTTATATCGGCAACGGCAAATTCATTCACAATACGATCGGCAAATCCTGGAACGGGGTTCTCGTCAGCAAGCTGAGCGACTATTCCAAGCGCTACATTACGGCCCGCAGAGTGCTGTAA
- a CDS encoding sensor histidine kinase, with protein sequence MNRSVLIAFLVCTLAIAVWSLPARAASAEMEADGAFMDLSPWNPKENGAISLNGEWELYWNELLSPQDIAEGRAGVPFAVEVPSTWGSNRLPDGNPLPDQGVATYRLTFELAEEEPPPMLALYASGVASAFRVWVNGVPIGGAGVVGPSEQLMSPDENPQVLSFRPEAGRNELLVQVSNFVQRKGGIWDEIRLGDASQMTASRTAKFGAEAFSAGILVIMGIFHLGLFAVSRSERSSLYFGIVCLAIAVRTVVLGEHVASVAFPWLAWEWSVKAEYISVSVALFMMILFVRNEYATRARSVTAGIFFAALILFTAFVLLTPAKIYTLFMLHFQLGIVLPVFFYCLAFFVIGTYKRKATFPINLAGFILFSIAVVLDILFYNQIIPKGQFAPYGLLAFLLTQSINMWLRFSRTAIEAEQLSAQLQSANESLERKIAERTAELSESNLRLESANEKLSGMEKFRRQLLSNISHELGTPITSIKGYASAMMEGVVTDDYLKYAKKIHDRTRMLELMIDDLTELTKLETDQIQFAFRPTDTGVFFKQLFYKYESEITASGRHFEWVEPDGANIDGWSAEAELDPMRIEQVVSNLLSNAVKYTSPGGRIRMAIEYRAVGKEWGAAVVSVADNGEGIDETETEKIFERFYRTNRHRQMAQGTGLGLAVCREIMIRHKGWIAAESKPGTGSRFRFGVPVRWVRAGTDSPKEEGA encoded by the coding sequence ATGAACCGTAGCGTCCTTATCGCATTCCTCGTCTGCACGCTTGCCATCGCCGTTTGGTCCTTGCCCGCCCGGGCCGCTTCGGCCGAGATGGAAGCCGACGGAGCGTTCATGGATTTGTCGCCGTGGAATCCGAAGGAGAACGGCGCGATTTCCTTGAACGGGGAATGGGAGCTTTATTGGAACGAGCTGCTGTCGCCGCAGGATATCGCCGAGGGCAGAGCGGGCGTTCCGTTTGCGGTCGAAGTCCCGTCCACGTGGGGAAGCAACCGATTGCCCGACGGCAATCCGCTGCCCGATCAGGGGGTTGCGACTTACCGGCTGACCTTCGAGCTTGCCGAAGAAGAACCGCCGCCGATGCTGGCGCTATACGCGAGCGGCGTAGCGAGCGCCTTCCGTGTTTGGGTTAACGGCGTTCCGATCGGAGGAGCGGGCGTCGTGGGACCGTCCGAACAATTGATGTCCCCCGATGAAAATCCGCAAGTGCTGTCCTTTCGCCCGGAAGCCGGCCGCAACGAACTCCTTGTGCAAGTATCCAATTTCGTTCAGCGCAAAGGCGGGATCTGGGACGAAATACGGCTCGGGGACGCTTCGCAAATGACGGCTAGCCGGACGGCGAAATTCGGCGCCGAGGCGTTTAGCGCGGGCATTCTCGTCATTATGGGGATTTTTCATCTCGGACTGTTCGCCGTATCGAGGAGTGAACGGTCGTCTTTGTATTTCGGAATCGTTTGCCTGGCCATCGCCGTCCGGACGGTCGTGCTCGGCGAGCATGTGGCAAGCGTCGCTTTCCCTTGGCTGGCCTGGGAATGGTCCGTAAAAGCGGAATACATATCGGTTTCGGTCGCTTTATTCATGATGATTTTGTTCGTGCGCAACGAATACGCGACGCGCGCGCGTTCCGTGACGGCGGGGATTTTTTTCGCGGCGCTCATCTTGTTTACGGCTTTCGTGCTGCTGACGCCCGCCAAAATATATACCCTGTTCATGCTTCACTTTCAATTGGGCATCGTCCTGCCGGTATTTTTCTATTGTCTCGCGTTTTTCGTCATCGGGACGTACAAACGCAAGGCCACCTTTCCGATCAACCTGGCCGGTTTCATTCTGTTCAGCATTGCCGTCGTCCTGGACATTTTATTTTATAACCAAATCATCCCCAAAGGGCAGTTTGCTCCATACGGATTGCTGGCTTTTCTGTTGACGCAGTCGATCAACATGTGGTTGAGGTTTTCCCGGACCGCGATAGAGGCGGAACAGCTTTCGGCGCAGCTTCAGTCGGCCAACGAATCGCTGGAGCGCAAAATCGCGGAGCGGACGGCGGAATTGAGCGAATCGAATCTGCGTTTGGAATCGGCCAACGAAAAGCTGTCGGGAATGGAAAAATTTCGCCGTCAGCTGCTGTCCAACATCTCGCACGAACTGGGAACTCCCATTACCTCAATCAAAGGCTACGCTTCCGCGATGATGGAAGGAGTCGTAACCGACGACTATTTGAAATACGCGAAAAAGATTCACGACCGTACCCGGATGCTCGAGCTGATGATCGACGATTTGACCGAACTGACGAAGCTGGAAACGGACCAGATCCAGTTTGCGTTCCGGCCGACGGATACGGGCGTGTTTTTCAAGCAGCTTTTTTACAAATACGAATCCGAGATAACGGCAAGCGGCCGCCATTTCGAATGGGTAGAGCCGGACGGCGCGAACATCGACGGATGGAGCGCCGAAGCGGAGCTGGACCCGATGCGGATCGAGCAGGTCGTGTCCAATCTGTTGTCCAACGCCGTCAAATACACGTCTCCAGGCGGCCGAATCCGGATGGCGATCGAATACCGGGCCGTCGGCAAAGAATGGGGCGCGGCGGTCGTCAGCGTGGCCGACAACGGCGAAGGAATCGACGAGACGGAGACGGAAAAAATATTCGAACGGTTTTACCGGACGAACCGCCACCGTCAAATGGCGCAAGGCACGGGATTGGGGCTTGCGGTTTGCAGGGAAATCATGATTCGGCACAAGGGCTGGATCGCGGCGGAAAGCAAGCCGGGAACCGGGAGCCGCTTCCGTTTCGGCGTCCCCGTCCGATGGGTGCGCGCAGGAACGGATTCGCCGAAAGAGGAAGGAGCGTAA
- a CDS encoding response regulator transcription factor produces MNGHILVVEDDEDIREIVSLYLSKQGFEVTAAASIAEAMIICRNATPDLLLADILLPDSTGTELTRWVRKRSDMPIILMSCKKEADDIVEGLELGADDYITKPFEPSVVVARVKALLRRTRTKDTWEDGRLRIDPVGCVVTIDNQPVSLFAKELQLLLFMASHHNQVYSVEQLYEHIWGWDKEGDLRTVMVHISNLRKKIEADPANPSYIVTVRGFGYKFCWNAVDRTMSS; encoded by the coding sequence ATGAACGGTCATATACTCGTCGTCGAAGACGATGAAGACATCCGCGAAATTGTCTCCCTTTATTTAAGCAAGCAAGGCTTCGAAGTCACCGCCGCCGCAAGCATCGCCGAAGCCATGATCATATGCAGGAACGCGACGCCGGACCTGCTGCTTGCCGATATTTTGCTGCCGGACTCGACGGGGACGGAATTGACCCGATGGGTCAGAAAACGTTCCGATATGCCGATCATTCTGATGAGCTGCAAAAAGGAAGCGGACGACATCGTCGAAGGGCTCGAGCTTGGAGCGGACGATTATATTACGAAGCCGTTTGAACCGAGCGTCGTCGTGGCCCGCGTCAAGGCGCTTTTGCGCCGCACGCGGACGAAAGACACCTGGGAGGACGGAAGGCTCCGCATCGATCCGGTCGGGTGCGTCGTTACAATCGATAATCAGCCGGTTTCCTTGTTCGCGAAGGAGCTGCAGCTGCTGCTGTTCATGGCTTCCCATCATAATCAGGTTTACAGCGTCGAGCAATTGTACGAGCATATTTGGGGCTGGGACAAGGAAGGCGACTTGAGAACGGTCATGGTTCATATCAGCAACCTCCGGAAAAAGATCGAAGCGGATCCGGCCAATCCCTCTTATATCGTTACGGTGCGGGGATTCGGGTACAAATTTTGCTGGAATGCGGTTGACCGGACCATGTCGTCTTAA